The following proteins come from a genomic window of Methylorubrum populi:
- a CDS encoding SOS response-associated peptidase, with translation MCGRFFIGQPPEVYRASYGYPEQPNFPGRFNVAPTQPVPVVVREQGERHFRLMRWGLWPGWLKDPSDFPVLFNARIETAAEKPAFRGALRHRRCIFLADGFYEWRRDGEGRTATKTPFAVRRTDGAPMALAGLWEPWMGADGSEVDTAAIVTCSANGTLSAIHERMPAILAPEAIGAWLDAAVDAPEAARLCRPCPDDWLRLDRVSERVNSVRNDDAGLPEPVAAEPPAGRAAPATPKAVQGELF, from the coding sequence ATGTGCGGGCGCTTCTTCATCGGCCAGCCGCCGGAGGTCTACCGCGCCTCCTACGGCTACCCGGAACAGCCGAACTTCCCCGGCCGCTTCAACGTGGCCCCGACCCAGCCGGTGCCCGTGGTGGTGCGTGAGCAGGGTGAGCGGCATTTCCGGCTGATGCGCTGGGGCCTGTGGCCGGGCTGGCTCAAGGACCCGTCGGACTTCCCCGTCCTGTTCAACGCCCGCATCGAGACGGCCGCCGAGAAGCCGGCCTTCCGCGGGGCACTGCGCCACCGCCGCTGCATCTTCCTCGCCGATGGGTTCTACGAGTGGCGCCGCGACGGGGAGGGCAGAACCGCAACGAAGACGCCGTTTGCCGTGCGCCGGACCGACGGCGCGCCGATGGCGCTCGCCGGCCTTTGGGAGCCCTGGATGGGAGCGGACGGCTCGGAGGTCGACACCGCCGCCATCGTCACCTGCTCGGCCAACGGGACGCTCAGCGCGATCCACGAGCGGATGCCGGCGATCCTGGCGCCGGAAGCGATCGGCGCGTGGCTCGACGCGGCGGTGGATGCGCCCGAGGCGGCCCGCCTGTGCCGGCCCTGCCCCGACGACTGGCTGCGGCTCGACCGCGTGAGCGAGCGCGTCAACAGCGTGCGCAACGACGATGCCGGCCTGCCCGAGCCGGTGGCCGCGGAGCCGCCCGCCGGCCGTGCGGCTCCGGCGACGCCGAAGGCCGTTCAGGGCGAGCTGTTCTGA